Proteins found in one Candidatus Hinthialibacter antarcticus genomic segment:
- a CDS encoding type I polyketide synthase: protein MNDALNQPGDHAQRLKRAVQVIQDLRVQLDEAKQPKFAPIAVVGAGCRLPGGVDSLRSYWQLLCDGVDAITEVPEDRWSSDDWYDPSPDAPGKTYVRNGGFLKNIDAFDPEFFGISPREAASMDPQQRLLLETAWEAVERAGIAPSQLQESQTGVFIGISGADYTQLMLDRDPAQYDLYMGSGAAHSVAAGRLSYFLGLHGPCVAIDTACSSSLTAIHLACQSLRSRECSVALAGGVNVILTPSVSINHSRAKMLAPDGRCKTFDESADGFSRAEGCGVIALKRLDDALADGDSILAVVRGSAVNQDGKTSGITVPNGLAQEQVIRRALVDAGVGPGDVDYVEAHGTGTSLGDPIEVEALAAAYGAGRASDQPLRIASVKSNIGHAETAAGVAGFIKAALCLHKRQLPASLHIKTLNSLVDWDNIPVRPVTQLEEWNSTRTLRLAGVSSFGFGGSNAHIILEEAPPAVAPESLFPSQQNVFALSAKNDNALSELLKNYLDRFEREPGLSLNDVCYTANAGRAHWNNRVAIIASSLPELQRELQNTLDETQFAHTNKPPEIAFLFTGQGSQYPGMGRGLFETCPVFREELTRCDAILQPILGQSIVDVLYKNAGGDGAIHQTAFTQPALYALEYSLAKLWMSWGAAPSALMGHSVGEYAAAAVAGVFSLEDGAALIAKRARLMQSLPQDGGMVAVLDDRALVDDLIRPYGDGLSCAAFNGPRNTVISGKQDAIEKVIAELKKRKIRHQALTVSHAFHSSCMEPMLDAFEAFAETVEFHPPQIELISNRSGAIAGDEIACARYWRDHIRNPVEFSLGMETLADMGVGVFLEAGPKPVLCGMGRYCVAGPSVDWLPSLNEGIDDWDALLPSVAQLYRQGAAIDWAALYRPFRGRVVDLPTYPFQRQSYWAPEKGYKPGARLAASSPIHSLLHRRIDCAAHDNEWLFETDVSLAAFPYLRDHAVFGEWVLPAAFYLETARAGLHQALPDQTLQLSSIQFHQPCILEEDQSATLQLIITKDKDGDFSFQLFGRDQTNNEWLRLVSGGAVAQSAVLQNEIDFDAVRERVPIAIDVSRLYQGYQEHGVEFGDAFQRIKELWTGGDECLAQLDFPDAMRGAHGDCIHPALLDACAQTFGGLFIDDTDASLFLQVGIKDYVVVNNAQPKWCYLKRNDDTDNERSHHADMVLFDENKQAIALIDGMRVQKADQSTRSPFSADDYYSIVWRPQPFIGSNAALMAPKEIAASILPKLQGAVRSDELQRYGDLLQGLDRLACLYIQNALCEAMPANQRFSFVELKAALRVLPSFEILLRRWLYWLEQHRIVKRDGDGWAVAPSADAKACESLHEQLLAQHPNGWAELGLMKRCAAQIGPILQDSLNAVDVIFAQDKRNETETIYRDSPGARLMNNQLKHALEALLSTRPDGRVLRILEIGAGTGGATSYILPALPADGVEYTFTDLSPHFLAKAKESFKQYGFLQYKTLDIEADPAAQGFDAQSYDVVIAFNVLHATRDLKQTVLHAKQLMAPGGLMLLLENTAPMAWVEMIWGLTEGWWRFDDRDLRTEHPLLDEPQWMHLLQEAGFEETESVSPANVDRRDLFKQSILIARNPQTAPDDVWLLFCDENSEPKALQQELKLASQKYITVYAAKQYKKIREDEFALNPHDASGYSKLINELTLPDDATVRCVYLWGFGLIAQQYPHGAGLAQSCASASMGFIHLLCELDRQSISASVCVVTSGAQRVDETEPAPGFAQSVLWGFGKNALLEFSDRAIRLLDLPSPPGAADWRTALRQLQCEDREDHVALRGAQRYVARIERAQKSQSVMPPVASDGAYLITGGLGALGLSTAQWLINQGAKQLVLLGRRGATSDEAMQSVEGWSDAGVDVQIEKIDVADAQSLRGLIHRLDGGPVVVRGVFHAAGVAGYKPLRELAAQDIEAQFAAKVAGAWNLHCALQDRPLDFFVMFSSMVSLWGANGQGHYVAANHFLDGLANHRRALGLPGLSVNWGPITGGGMFPDEIVDELKRMGIQTTGKDQTIPAISALMQRAPSSIAPAKIDWRRFLGVYEARRQRRLFDEMRTGLRSKDAVVQQTKQSLVQVIGDAPETLRRDLMAGHLQSALANVLCLDASRTINAEQGFFDIGMDSLTAMELKNQLEKDLQTTLSSTLAFDYSTIETLTDYLLNEITAPPEHEPEAPTQAQPDVGASSEAIKAMSEEEAEQLLLKKLESL from the coding sequence ATGAATGATGCATTAAACCAACCAGGCGATCACGCCCAGCGCTTAAAGCGCGCCGTGCAGGTCATTCAAGATTTGCGCGTACAGTTGGATGAAGCCAAACAGCCAAAGTTTGCGCCAATTGCTGTCGTGGGCGCGGGGTGTCGTTTGCCGGGCGGGGTTGATTCGCTGCGCTCGTATTGGCAACTGTTGTGCGACGGCGTTGACGCGATCACCGAAGTTCCTGAAGATCGCTGGTCGAGCGATGACTGGTATGATCCTTCGCCAGACGCACCGGGAAAAACCTATGTACGCAACGGCGGGTTTTTGAAAAACATTGATGCGTTTGATCCCGAATTTTTTGGGATATCGCCGCGCGAGGCCGCCAGTATGGACCCGCAGCAGCGCCTGTTGTTAGAGACCGCCTGGGAAGCGGTTGAGCGGGCGGGCATTGCGCCGTCACAGTTGCAAGAATCCCAAACTGGCGTGTTCATTGGAATCAGCGGCGCCGACTATACCCAATTGATGCTCGACCGCGACCCGGCGCAATATGATCTGTACATGGGCTCCGGCGCCGCTCATAGCGTAGCGGCGGGGCGCTTGTCGTATTTTTTGGGATTGCATGGCCCCTGCGTTGCAATCGACACCGCCTGTTCGTCATCGCTGACCGCCATTCATCTGGCTTGCCAAAGTTTGCGTAGCCGCGAGTGCAGCGTTGCGCTGGCGGGCGGCGTGAATGTAATTCTGACGCCGTCGGTTTCAATCAACCATTCGCGCGCGAAGATGCTGGCGCCGGACGGGCGCTGTAAGACGTTTGATGAATCCGCGGATGGGTTTTCCCGCGCGGAAGGCTGCGGCGTGATTGCGCTCAAGCGTCTTGACGACGCCCTGGCTGACGGCGATTCGATATTGGCGGTGGTGCGTGGATCAGCGGTCAATCAGGATGGAAAAACCAGCGGCATCACCGTGCCCAACGGACTCGCGCAAGAGCAGGTGATTCGCCGCGCACTGGTGGACGCTGGCGTTGGACCCGGCGACGTTGATTACGTCGAAGCGCACGGAACAGGAACTTCATTGGGCGACCCCATCGAAGTTGAAGCGCTGGCGGCGGCGTATGGCGCGGGGCGCGCGTCCGATCAACCACTGCGCATCGCTTCGGTGAAAAGCAATATCGGCCATGCGGAAACGGCGGCGGGGGTTGCGGGCTTCATCAAGGCGGCGCTGTGTTTGCATAAGCGCCAGTTGCCCGCGTCGCTTCATATCAAGACATTGAATTCGTTGGTCGATTGGGACAATATCCCCGTCCGGCCTGTGACGCAATTGGAAGAATGGAACTCTACGCGTACATTGCGTTTGGCTGGAGTCAGCTCGTTTGGCTTCGGCGGTTCGAATGCGCATATCATTCTTGAAGAAGCCCCGCCAGCGGTTGCGCCTGAATCCCTGTTCCCGTCGCAGCAAAATGTATTTGCATTGTCCGCCAAAAATGATAACGCTTTGAGCGAGTTGCTAAAAAATTATCTTGATCGATTTGAGCGCGAGCCGGGCCTCTCGCTGAACGACGTTTGTTATACCGCAAACGCCGGACGCGCGCATTGGAACAACCGCGTCGCGATTATCGCATCGTCATTGCCGGAGCTGCAACGCGAATTGCAAAACACTTTAGACGAAACGCAATTTGCACACACAAACAAGCCGCCGGAAATTGCGTTTTTGTTTACAGGACAAGGTTCGCAATATCCCGGCATGGGGCGCGGGTTGTTTGAGACGTGTCCTGTGTTTCGTGAAGAACTGACGCGGTGCGACGCGATCTTGCAGCCGATTCTAGGGCAATCAATTGTTGATGTTCTGTACAAGAACGCAGGCGGCGACGGGGCGATTCATCAAACCGCTTTTACTCAGCCCGCGCTGTATGCGTTGGAATATTCGCTGGCGAAATTGTGGATGTCATGGGGCGCGGCGCCGAGTGCGCTTATGGGGCACAGCGTGGGCGAGTATGCGGCGGCGGCGGTTGCGGGCGTGTTTTCGCTCGAAGACGGCGCTGCTCTCATTGCGAAACGCGCGCGGCTGATGCAGTCGCTGCCGCAAGACGGCGGCATGGTCGCGGTGTTAGATGATCGCGCGTTGGTCGATGACTTGATCCGTCCGTATGGAGACGGCCTGTCCTGCGCAGCGTTTAACGGCCCGCGCAATACTGTGATTTCAGGCAAGCAAGACGCGATTGAAAAAGTGATCGCTGAATTAAAGAAACGAAAGATACGCCATCAAGCGTTGACGGTTTCTCATGCGTTTCATTCATCCTGTATGGAACCGATGCTGGACGCGTTTGAGGCGTTTGCTGAAACGGTCGAATTTCATCCGCCGCAAATCGAATTGATTTCAAACCGCAGCGGCGCGATCGCGGGCGATGAAATTGCCTGTGCGCGTTATTGGCGCGACCACATTCGCAACCCGGTGGAATTCAGCCTCGGCATGGAAACGCTGGCGGATATGGGCGTCGGCGTATTTCTTGAAGCCGGGCCGAAGCCGGTGTTGTGCGGCATGGGGCGTTATTGCGTTGCGGGTCCCAGCGTTGACTGGCTGCCGAGTTTGAACGAAGGCATTGACGATTGGGACGCGCTGCTGCCGTCCGTCGCGCAACTGTATCGCCAAGGCGCGGCGATTGACTGGGCGGCGTTGTATCGGCCGTTCCGGGGGCGGGTGGTTGATTTGCCGACCTATCCATTTCAGCGCCAGTCATATTGGGCGCCGGAAAAAGGCTATAAACCTGGCGCCCGGCTCGCGGCTTCGTCACCGATTCATTCCTTGCTTCATCGAAGAATCGACTGCGCGGCGCATGACAACGAATGGCTATTTGAGACGGACGTGAGTTTGGCGGCGTTCCCCTATTTGCGCGATCACGCCGTATTCGGCGAGTGGGTTTTGCCTGCGGCGTTTTATTTGGAAACAGCGCGCGCTGGGCTTCATCAGGCGCTTCCAGACCAAACCCTACAACTGTCTTCTATTCAGTTTCATCAGCCTTGTATTCTGGAAGAAGACCAGTCGGCAACTCTTCAGTTAATCATTACAAAAGATAAGGACGGCGATTTTTCTTTTCAACTTTTTGGACGCGACCAAACAAACAATGAGTGGCTGCGCCTGGTTTCAGGCGGCGCGGTTGCGCAAAGCGCCGTTTTGCAGAACGAAATTGATTTTGATGCGGTGCGTGAGCGCGTGCCTATCGCCATCGACGTTTCGCGTTTGTATCAAGGCTATCAAGAGCACGGGGTTGAATTCGGCGACGCCTTTCAGCGCATCAAAGAGTTATGGACGGGCGGCGATGAATGCCTGGCGCAGTTGGATTTTCCAGACGCCATGCGGGGCGCTCACGGCGACTGCATTCACCCGGCGTTGCTCGACGCTTGCGCCCAGACATTCGGCGGGCTCTTTATTGATGACACAGACGCATCTTTGTTTTTGCAAGTGGGGATCAAAGACTACGTCGTTGTGAACAACGCGCAGCCGAAGTGGTGTTATCTGAAAAGAAATGACGATACAGATAATGAACGTTCGCATCATGCCGACATGGTTTTATTCGACGAGAATAAACAAGCGATTGCATTGATTGATGGAATGCGGGTGCAAAAGGCTGACCAATCGACGCGTAGTCCATTCTCCGCCGATGACTATTATTCCATCGTCTGGCGGCCTCAACCATTCATCGGTTCCAACGCGGCGTTAATGGCGCCGAAAGAGATCGCCGCTTCTATTCTGCCGAAATTGCAAGGCGCCGTCCGAAGCGATGAGTTGCAGCGTTACGGCGATTTGTTGCAAGGGCTGGATCGCTTGGCATGTCTATATATTCAAAACGCATTGTGTGAAGCAATGCCCGCAAATCAACGTTTTTCATTTGTTGAATTAAAGGCTGCATTGCGCGTGCTGCCGTCATTTGAGATTTTGCTGCGGCGTTGGTTGTATTGGTTAGAACAACACCGTATCGTCAAACGCGACGGGGACGGTTGGGCCGTCGCGCCGTCTGCGGACGCAAAAGCCTGCGAGTCGCTGCATGAACAACTGCTAGCGCAGCATCCCAATGGCTGGGCCGAACTGGGCTTAATGAAGCGGTGCGCCGCGCAAATCGGCCCGATCCTGCAAGACTCTCTCAATGCCGTCGATGTGATTTTTGCGCAAGACAAACGCAATGAAACCGAAACCATTTACCGCGACTCGCCCGGCGCCCGTTTGATGAACAACCAGTTGAAACACGCGCTGGAGGCGTTGCTGTCAACCCGCCCCGACGGGCGCGTGTTGCGCATCCTTGAAATCGGCGCAGGCACCGGCGGCGCTACGTCGTACATTCTTCCCGCGCTGCCAGCCGACGGCGTTGAATATACCTTTACTGACTTGTCGCCCCACTTTCTCGCCAAGGCGAAAGAGTCGTTCAAGCAATATGGCTTTCTCCAATACAAGACGCTGGATATTGAAGCCGACCCAGCCGCGCAGGGCTTCGATGCGCAGAGTTATGATGTGGTGATTGCGTTTAACGTGTTACACGCCACCCGCGACTTAAAACAGACGGTGCTTCACGCAAAGCAACTGATGGCGCCCGGCGGTTTAATGCTTCTATTAGAGAACACCGCGCCGATGGCGTGGGTAGAAATGATTTGGGGATTGACGGAAGGCTGGTGGAGATTTGACGACCGGGATTTGCGCACAGAACACCCCTTGTTGGATGAGCCGCAATGGATGCATTTGTTGCAGGAGGCCGGGTTTGAAGAAACCGAATCCGTCTCGCCCGCAAACGTTGATCGCCGCGACTTGTTCAAGCAATCAATCTTAATTGCACGCAACCCGCAAACGGCGCCGGATGATGTTTGGCTGCTTTTCTGCGATGAGAATTCAGAGCCGAAAGCGCTTCAGCAAGAGTTAAAACTCGCTTCGCAAAAATACATCACAGTCTATGCAGCAAAACAATATAAGAAAATTCGCGAAGATGAGTTTGCGCTGAATCCGCATGACGCATCAGGCTATTCTAAATTGATAAATGAATTAACGCTGCCTGATGATGCGACAGTCCGCTGCGTCTATCTTTGGGGATTCGGCCTCATTGCCCAACAATATCCACATGGCGCCGGACTGGCGCAATCTTGCGCATCCGCGTCGATGGGCTTCATCCACTTGCTGTGCGAACTCGATCGGCAAAGTATCTCCGCATCCGTGTGCGTTGTGACGAGCGGCGCACAGCGCGTTGATGAAACGGAGCCAGCGCCCGGTTTTGCGCAAAGCGTGTTATGGGGTTTTGGCAAGAACGCGTTGTTGGAATTTTCTGACCGGGCAATTCGCTTACTTGATTTGCCGTCTCCGCCAGGCGCCGCCGATTGGCGCACTGCGTTGCGGCAGCTGCAATGTGAAGACCGGGAAGACCATGTCGCGCTTCGTGGCGCACAGCGTTATGTTGCGCGAATTGAACGCGCACAAAAAAGCCAGAGCGTCATGCCGCCCGTCGCGAGCGACGGCGCGTATCTCATCACTGGCGGTCTGGGCGCGTTAGGGTTATCGACGGCGCAATGGCTAATCAATCAGGGTGCAAAACAACTTGTTCTGCTGGGGCGTCGCGGTGCGACGAGTGACGAAGCCATGCAAAGCGTCGAAGGCTGGAGTGATGCGGGCGTTGATGTTCAGATCGAAAAAATTGACGTCGCCGACGCGCAATCATTGCGCGGTCTTATCCATCGGCTTGATGGCGGGCCGGTTGTGGTGCGCGGCGTATTTCATGCGGCGGGCGTTGCCGGATACAAGCCGTTGCGCGAACTCGCCGCCCAGGATATCGAAGCGCAGTTCGCCGCTAAAGTTGCGGGCGCGTGGAACCTTCATTGCGCTTTACAAGACAGGCCGCTGGATTTCTTCGTGATGTTTTCATCAATGGTTTCGCTGTGGGGCGCCAACGGTCAAGGGCATTACGTCGCGGCGAACCATTTTCTGGATGGGCTTGCCAATCACCGCCGCGCCTTGGGCTTGCCTGGTTTGTCGGTCAATTGGGGGCCAATTACCGGCGGCGGTATGTTCCCCGATGAGATCGTTGACGAACTCAAACGCATGGGCATTCAAACCACAGGCAAAGATCAAACCATCCCGGCGATTTCAGCGTTAATGCAGCGCGCGCCGTCGAGCATTGCGCCCGCCAAGATTGATTGGCGGCGTTTTCTCGGCGTGTATGAAGCCCGGCGTCAACGCCGCTTGTTCGATGAGATGCGCACAGGCTTGCGTTCCAAAGACGCGGTCGTTCAACAAACGAAGCAATCGCTCGTTCAGGTGATTGGTGATGCGCCTGAGACCCTGCGACGGGATTTAATGGCTGGGCACCTTCAATCGGCGCTGGCCAACGTGCTTTGTCTGGACGCATCCCGAACTATTAACGCTGAGCAGGGTTTCTTTGATATCGGCATGGATTCACTCACTGCGATGGAACTGAAAAACCAATTGGAAAAAGATTTGCAGACGACATTGTCTTCGACCTTGGCGTTTGATTATTCCACTATCGAAACCCTGACTGACTATTTATTAAATGAAATTACAGCGCCGCCCGAACACGAACCCGAAGCGCCGACGCAAGCGCAACCAGATGTTGGCGCGTCGTCTGAAGCGATCAAAGCCATGTCGGAAGAAGAAGCCGAGCAATTGTTGTTGAAAAAACTCGAATCACTATAA
- a CDS encoding SDR family NAD(P)-dependent oxidoreductase: MTDTNQAAMLDPKRLMKALDDAASKLQAMQRRRSEPIAVVGMECRFPGADDGAESYWRMLRDGRCAVSDIPAQRWDADAFFNEDPEAPGTYYTKKGGFLRDVDLFDAKRFKISPNEARNMDPQQRLLLEVSWRALEHAGMKPESLRGSKTGVFIGATYNEYAELISRSQTGVNAYYGSGNALNAAAGRLAFTYGLHGPCMTIDTACSSSLAALHAACASLRLGDSEVALAGGVNLMLTPTPAIALCRARMLSPDGLCKTFDASANGYVRGEGCAVVVLKRASDARRDGDPILALVRGSAMNHDGPSSGFTVPNGRAQEALIQQALENAKVKSYQIHYVEAHGTGTALGDPIEIQSIANTLSKGRDSENPVRVGSVKTNIGHLEAAAGMAGLIKSILILQNGLVPPHLHFKTPNPHIDWAGVPVRVTAQQEAFPTGVCIGVSSFGASGTNCHVVLSAIEEEYSPKRASLPATVFERKRYWVEEKTQTLPLELGDAESLLRRLQSVGTFTNEEQKMLPAFVEAMQQLMRAPQANDIDDLFYELNWAVRARKPNANEPLSLVCGGALMQQAAPLLESCTRGNDIENYLQGLAQLETLACAYIGNALLDLGFRLDAGECLEEKTIDILPQHRRLLRRLLNILVEDGWLVRNGEAWTLKRKIEFVNPQATVEQLLKMYPEAQAEITVFDRCARNLAGVLRGEVDPLPLLFPQGGEVSAARLYQDSPGATVMNRLVQQAVSGALEGLAPGQTVRILEIGAGTGGTTAYILSHLPGYQVEYTYTDISPAFFQQAREKFSEYDFVEYKTLDIERDVQAQGFSMGEYDIVIAANVVHATKDLSETLSKIHHLLAPGGVVALYEGVGPVRLLDLIFGLTEGWWRFKDVGLRGAHPLISTRQWRELFQAREFVDCCDLTPQAGLLSNQSVLLARKEVSQLCAANGAWLLIHNGGALADELQAQLKTRGGDVISLKPSASDAQVAAAFQSSSVIRGVVFVPGYEDCIDDDWTAEDVIAQNKTACESILTTLQALAAADLPSPPQLNIITSNAVAVTAEDPLAQLHLSTLWGLRRVIAQEHPEWRPRSIDLERGDPQALLALVHELTANDDGDEIAYRNGVRYETRLDRLAPASKPNEIIIRDDAAYVITGGLGGLGLLIAEWLLERGAKRIVLLGRNAPRQDAQQKIDQWNRDGAKVKWQACDVADEAQIKLVLQAAQENGCALKGVIHAAGALDDGMLLRQTWDRFESVMNAKVKGAWNLHRQTRNLSLDFFVLFSTTTAVFGSPGQSNHAAANVFLDELAAYRRASGLPAMSINWGPWGQVGAVVEEGVEERLKSKGVAAMSPETGLRCFERAMRINARQVAAAVIDWAQWPDALMRRPFYETLRVNQQAGVKEAKAELVDLQSMPPAQKEAYLHETIARLVQEILGLDADEKVALNQGFFDMGMDSLSAVELRNQLHRAFGLNLPPTIAFNHPSVAKLSKYILSKQDEVKPETPRAPVAQETAASTPDNLDQLSEDELGALLDQELDQAEERHLR, from the coding sequence ATGACGGATACAAACCAGGCGGCGATGCTTGACCCTAAGCGTTTGATGAAAGCGCTTGACGACGCGGCGTCAAAATTACAAGCCATGCAGCGCCGCCGTTCTGAGCCAATCGCGGTTGTCGGGATGGAGTGCCGTTTTCCCGGCGCGGACGATGGCGCTGAATCATATTGGCGTATGTTGCGTGATGGGCGTTGCGCCGTCTCTGATATCCCCGCGCAACGATGGGACGCCGACGCGTTCTTTAATGAAGACCCGGAGGCGCCTGGAACCTATTACACAAAAAAAGGCGGTTTTCTGCGCGACGTTGATCTGTTCGACGCCAAGCGGTTTAAGATATCTCCGAACGAAGCGCGCAATATGGACCCGCAGCAGCGCCTGTTGTTGGAAGTCTCGTGGCGGGCGCTCGAACACGCCGGGATGAAACCCGAATCGTTGCGCGGTAGCAAGACGGGCGTCTTCATAGGTGCAACGTACAATGAATATGCCGAGTTGATCTCCCGTTCGCAAACAGGCGTCAACGCCTATTACGGCTCCGGCAATGCGCTCAACGCGGCGGCGGGGCGGCTGGCGTTTACGTATGGATTGCACGGCCCCTGCATGACCATCGACACCGCTTGTTCTTCGTCGTTGGCGGCGCTTCATGCTGCCTGCGCGAGTTTGCGATTGGGCGATAGCGAGGTTGCATTGGCGGGCGGCGTGAATCTGATGTTGACGCCCACGCCTGCGATTGCGCTTTGCCGGGCGCGGATGTTGTCGCCGGACGGTTTGTGCAAAACCTTCGACGCCTCGGCGAATGGTTATGTGCGCGGCGAGGGTTGCGCGGTGGTGGTGTTGAAGCGCGCGTCAGACGCGCGGCGTGACGGCGATCCCATTCTGGCGTTGGTGCGCGGTTCCGCCATGAATCATGACGGCCCCAGCAGCGGCTTCACTGTCCCGAATGGGCGCGCGCAGGAGGCGTTGATTCAACAGGCGCTCGAAAATGCGAAAGTAAAGTCCTACCAGATTCATTACGTCGAAGCGCACGGCACAGGTACCGCGCTGGGCGACCCGATTGAAATTCAGTCCATCGCCAATACGCTGTCAAAAGGCCGCGATAGTGAAAACCCGGTCCGTGTCGGCTCCGTCAAAACCAACATCGGCCACCTCGAAGCGGCGGCGGGCATGGCGGGTTTGATCAAGTCTATATTGATATTGCAAAACGGATTGGTTCCGCCGCATCTGCATTTCAAGACGCCTAACCCGCATATCGACTGGGCGGGCGTCCCCGTACGGGTGACGGCGCAGCAAGAGGCGTTTCCAACCGGGGTTTGCATCGGCGTCAGTTCGTTCGGCGCCAGCGGGACCAATTGTCATGTGGTTCTTAGCGCGATTGAAGAGGAGTATTCACCCAAACGAGCCAGTTTGCCCGCGACGGTCTTTGAGCGCAAGCGCTATTGGGTCGAAGAAAAAACACAGACGTTACCGTTGGAACTTGGCGATGCCGAATCTTTGTTGCGGCGATTGCAATCGGTCGGGACGTTCACGAATGAAGAACAAAAAATGTTGCCTGCGTTTGTTGAAGCGATGCAGCAGTTGATGCGCGCGCCTCAAGCAAACGATATCGACGACTTGTTTTATGAATTGAACTGGGCTGTTCGCGCCCGAAAGCCGAATGCAAACGAACCGCTATCTCTAGTTTGCGGCGGTGCGTTAATGCAGCAGGCCGCGCCGTTGCTTGAATCGTGCACGCGCGGAAACGACATTGAAAATTATCTGCAAGGTCTCGCGCAGTTAGAGACGCTGGCGTGCGCCTATATCGGTAACGCGTTGCTCGACCTGGGGTTTCGGCTTGACGCTGGCGAATGCCTAGAAGAAAAAACGATTGATATTCTCCCGCAGCATCGCCGTCTGTTGCGGCGCTTGTTGAATATTTTGGTTGAAGACGGTTGGCTGGTTCGCAACGGCGAAGCGTGGACGTTGAAACGTAAAATCGAATTTGTGAATCCACAGGCGACGGTCGAACAACTGCTCAAGATGTATCCAGAGGCGCAAGCCGAAATCACTGTGTTTGACCGTTGCGCTCGAAATCTAGCAGGCGTTTTGCGCGGTGAGGTTGATCCGCTGCCATTGTTGTTTCCACAAGGCGGCGAAGTTAGCGCTGCGCGTCTCTATCAAGACTCGCCCGGCGCTACGGTGATGAACCGCCTGGTTCAACAAGCGGTTTCGGGCGCTCTCGAAGGGCTTGCGCCGGGGCAAACCGTTCGCATTTTGGAGATCGGCGCGGGGACGGGCGGGACGACAGCGTATATTCTTTCTCATCTCCCCGGATATCAGGTCGAGTATACGTACACCGATATTTCTCCGGCGTTCTTTCAGCAGGCGCGCGAAAAATTCAGCGAGTATGACTTTGTCGAATATAAGACGCTTGATATCGAACGCGACGTTCAAGCCCAAGGCTTTTCTATGGGTGAATACGATATCGTTATCGCCGCCAATGTCGTCCATGCGACGAAAGATTTAAGTGAAACGCTTTCAAAAATTCACCACCTGCTCGCCCCTGGCGGCGTGGTCGCGTTGTATGAAGGCGTCGGCCCGGTGCGGTTGTTGGATTTAATCTTTGGACTGACCGAGGGCTGGTGGCGTTTTAAAGACGTAGGCTTGCGCGGCGCGCACCCGTTGATCTCAACGCGACAATGGCGCGAATTGTTTCAGGCGCGCGAGTTTGTTGATTGCTGCGACCTGACGCCTCAGGCGGGTTTGTTGTCAAACCAAAGCGTGTTACTCGCCCGGAAAGAAGTTTCGCAACTTTGCGCTGCGAATGGCGCATGGCTGCTGATTCATAACGGCGGCGCCCTTGCAGACGAATTGCAGGCGCAATTAAAAACGCGCGGCGGCGACGTGATTTCGCTTAAACCGTCAGCGTCAGACGCGCAAGTCGCTGCGGCGTTTCAATCATCAAGCGTCATCCGCGGGGTTGTGTTTGTGCCGGGCTACGAAGATTGTATTGACGACGATTGGACGGCGGAGGATGTTATCGCGCAAAATAAAACCGCTTGCGAAAGTATTTTAACGACGCTGCAAGCATTGGCGGCGGCGGATTTGCCCTCGCCTCCTCAACTCAACATCATTACGTCAAATGCCGTTGCTGTCACAGCGGAAGACCCGCTCGCGCAGTTGCATCTATCCACGCTATGGGGGCTGCGCCGCGTCATCGCGCAGGAGCACCCTGAATGGCGCCCGCGCAGCATTGATCTCGAGCGCGGCGATCCACAAGCGCTGCTTGCGCTTGTACACGAACTGACGGCGAATGACGACGGCGATGAGATCGCTTACCGCAACGGCGTTCGATATGAAACCCGCCTCGACCGATTGGCCCCAGCAAGCAAGCCGAATGAAATCATCATTCGCGACGACGCGGCCTATGTTATCACGGGCGGCTTGGGCGGATTGGGTTTGTTGATTGCAGAATGGCTGCTTGAACGCGGCGCGAAACGCATTGTGTTGTTGGGGCGCAATGCGCCCCGCCAAGATGCGCAACAGAAAATAGACCAATGGAACCGCGATGGCGCAAAAGTGAAATGGCAAGCCTGCGACGTTGCCGATGAGGCGCAGATAAAACTTGTGTTGCAAGCGGCGCAAGAAAACGGCTGCGCATTGAAGGGCGTGATTCACGCGGCGGGCGCGTTAGACGACGGCATGTTGCTTCGCCAGACATGGGACCGCTTTGAATCGGTGATGAACGCGAAGGTCAAAGGCGCGTGGAACCTACATCGCCAAACGCGTAATCTGTCGCTCGATTTCTTCGTGCTGTTTTCGACCACGACGGCGGTCTTCGGCTCGCCGGGCCAGTCAAACCACGCCGCCGCCAATGTCTTTCTCGATGAACTGGCGGCGTATCGCCGCGCAAGCGGCCTGCCCGCGATGAGCATCAATTGGGGGCCGTGGGGCCAGGTCGGCGCAGTGGTTGAAGAAGGAGTGGAAGAACGCTTGAAATCAAAAGGCGTGGCTGCCATGTCGCCCGAAACCGGATTGCGCTGTTTTGAACGCGCCATGCGCATCAATGCGCGGCAAGTTGCAGCGGCTGTCATTGATTGGGCGCAATGGCCGGACGCGCTGATGCGGCGCCCCTTCTATGAAACGCTGCGGGTGAATCAACAAGCAGGCGTGAAAGAAGCCAAGGCGGAATTGGTTGATCTGCAATCCATGCCGCCCGCCCAAAAAGAAGCGTACTTACATGAAACTATCGCCCGCTTGGTTCAAGAAATCCTTGGGCTGGATGCAGACGAAAAGGTTGCGCTCAATCAGGGCTTTTTTGATATGGGCATGGATTCGCTGTCAGCGGTGGAATTGCGCAACCAGTTGCATCGCGCGTTTGGGTTGAACCTCCCGCCGACGATTGCGTTCAATCATCCCAGCGTCGCCAAACTATCAAAGTATATATTGTCGAAACAAGATGAAGTAAAACCCGAAACGCCGCGCGCGCCCGTCGCGCAAGAGACGGCAGCGTCAACGCCAGATAATCTCGACCAACTGTCGGAAGATGAATTGGGCGCATTGCTCGATCAGGAACTGGACCAGGCAGAGGAACGGCACTTACGATGA